In bacterium, the following proteins share a genomic window:
- a CDS encoding MgtC/SapB family protein, translating to MRGDSVFVLRILIAMIFGGLVGMERQSRGRPAGLRTNIL from the coding sequence ATGAGAGGCGACAGCGTGTTCGTCTTGAGGATTCTGATCGCGATGATCTTCGGCGGTCTGGTTGGAATGGAACGGCAGTCGAGGGGACGGCCGGCGGGTCTGCGGACCAACATCTTG